The proteins below are encoded in one region of Tomitella fengzijianii:
- the arsB gene encoding ACR3 family arsenite efflux transporter: MSNQAANVAPPATRRLSTLDRWLPAWIGLAMVAGLLLGRIVPGLSGLLSQLEVGGISVPIALGLLVMMYPVLAKVRYNRVAAVAGDKKLLISSLVLNWLAGPAVMFALAWIFLPDLPEYRTGLIIVGLARCIAMVVIWNDLACGDREATAVLVAINSVFQVVMFSVLGWFYLTVLPGWLGLDTQGLDVSVWQIALNVLVFLGVPLVAGFASRWIGEKRRGREWYEDTFLPRIGPWALYGLLFTIVLLFALQGEAITSNPLDVARIALPLLVYFAIMWLAGILLGRGLGLGYARSTTLAFTAAGNNFELAIAVAIGTFGAASGQALAGVVGPLIEVPVLVGLVYVSLWAARAWFRTDPYAESSAS; encoded by the coding sequence ATGTCTAATCAAGCGGCGAACGTTGCGCCTCCGGCGACCCGACGGCTCTCGACCTTGGACCGGTGGCTGCCCGCCTGGATCGGCCTGGCGATGGTCGCCGGCCTGCTCCTCGGCCGCATCGTCCCCGGCCTGTCCGGCCTGCTGTCCCAGCTGGAGGTCGGTGGGATCTCGGTGCCGATCGCGCTGGGACTGCTGGTGATGATGTACCCGGTGCTCGCGAAGGTCCGCTACAACCGGGTCGCCGCGGTCGCCGGCGACAAGAAGCTGCTGATCTCCTCGCTGGTGCTGAACTGGCTCGCCGGCCCGGCGGTGATGTTCGCACTCGCCTGGATCTTCCTGCCCGACCTGCCCGAGTACCGCACGGGCCTGATCATCGTCGGCCTCGCCCGGTGCATCGCGATGGTCGTGATCTGGAACGACCTGGCCTGCGGAGACCGCGAGGCGACCGCGGTGCTGGTCGCGATCAACTCGGTGTTCCAGGTCGTGATGTTCTCGGTGCTGGGCTGGTTCTACCTCACCGTGCTGCCGGGATGGCTGGGCCTGGACACCCAGGGCCTGGACGTGTCGGTCTGGCAGATCGCGCTCAACGTCCTGGTCTTCCTCGGCGTCCCGCTCGTCGCCGGCTTCGCGTCCCGGTGGATCGGCGAGAAGCGCAGGGGCCGGGAATGGTACGAGGACACGTTCCTGCCCCGGATCGGGCCGTGGGCGCTGTACGGGCTGCTGTTCACGATCGTGCTGCTCTTCGCCCTCCAGGGCGAAGCGATCACCTCGAACCCGCTCGACGTCGCCAGGATCGCGCTGCCGCTGCTGGTCTATTTCGCGATCATGTGGCTGGCCGGGATACTGCTCGGCCGAGGCCTCGGACTCGGCTACGCCCGGTCGACAACGCTCGCGTTCACCGCGGCGGGCAACAACTTCGAGCTCGCCATCGCCGTCGCCATCGGCACCTTCGGTGCCGCGTCCGGTCAGGCGCTGGCGGGCGTCGTCGGCCCGCTCATCGAGGTGCCGGTGCTCGTCGGCCTCGTCTACGTCTCCCTCTGGGCCGCCCGCGCCTGGTTCCGCACCGACCCCTACGCCGAATCGAGTGCATCATGA